Below is a genomic region from Vicinamibacteria bacterium.
GTCGCCTTGCTTGCCGAGACCGGCGAGACCGGACGCCTTGAGCTCCTTGTACTTGTCTTCCGATTCGACGATGTCGATGCCGGCGTTGCCGAAAGCGTCGAACAGCTCGTCGAGCTCTTCCGAGGAGCTGACCTCCGACGGAAGCATGTCGTTGACCTCGTCGTAAAGGAGATAACCCTTCTCCTTTCCGAGAGTGATGAGGGCCTTGACCTCGTCGTACTTCTCTTCGATGGCAAGATTGCGGATGGTTTCCTCGGTCATGCGCTCGTCTCTACCCTTCCCAACGTTTCGATGCGCCGAGCCAGGGAGAGGATCTCGGCGGTCAAGTTATCGTCGTCGGCCGCATGCGCCAGCTTCCGACGGAGTCGTGAAAGCTCGCGCTTCAGTCGATCTCGTCGAAGCCCGTTCAGGCAGTCGCGTGGACTTTGCCTCGGGCCCAAGGGCGATGGCTCCATCAAGATGGCGGTCAGCTGGTTCTTCGCGGCCTCGGACTCGAGTCGGTCCATGAGCCGTTTCGACGTCAGCTCGCCCGACGCCGCCACTTCTTTCATCGCTTTCAATATGGAGGCGGTTGCCAATCCCTCGATGTCCGCATCCTCGAGCTCGTCGAGGACCGCGGTCTCCTGCTCGGTCGAAACCAAGAATCGAATGAGCTCCCGTTCAGCCAGTTTGATCTCTTTTCGCTCTGGGGTTGGGAGTTGGAACCGTTGGGCTTTCGTCTCCACGTGCCGCCTCAGCTCGCTCAGGACCGCCTGGTCCGAGATGCCGGCGCGCTCCGCGAGGGGGCCTATATAGCCGACTCGCTCCACCCGGTTCGGAATCTTCCCGATCACCGGCAGGACGTCGTCGAGAAACGCCGCCTTGCCTCTAGGCGTCTCTACATCGTAGCGCTCGGAAGCGTCCCGGATCAAGAAGTCCACGAACGAGGGGGCCCGGGCGAGGAGCTTGCGGTAGGCCTCGGGCCCGTCTTCCCGGATGAACCCGTCGGGGTCTTTTCCCCCCGGAAGCGACATCACCAGAACCTCGAAGCCTTGCTCGAGAAGGAGATCGATGCTCCGACGGGCCGCCCGCTGGCCGGCGGGGTCGGGGTCGAAGTTGACCACGATCCGCTCGGTGTAGCGGCGCAGGAGCCGGGCATGCCCGGTGGTGAGGCTGGTGCCACAGCAGGCCACCGCGTGGAAGATCCCCGCTTGATAGGCCTGGATGCAGTCCATGTAGCCTTCCATGAGGATCGCCGAGCCTTCTTTTCGAATCGCGTCCTTGGCGACGTCGAATCCATAGAGGAGCGTGCTCTTGTTATAGATGGGGCTTTCCGGGGAGTTCAGGTACTTTGGCTCCCCGTCACCGAGAATGCGTCCGCCGAAGGCCACGACCTGCCCGGACTCCGCTCGGATCGGGATCATGACCCGCTTGCGGAAGCGATCGTAATGACCCTGGCTGTTCTTGCGGGGGACGACCAGTCCCGCCCGGGCAATCGCCTCGGCATCGATGCCGCGCCGCGTCAGGTGGGAGAGCAGGCCCGACCATTCGTCGGGAGCGAAGCCGAACCCCTGTCTCTCGACCGTCTCCCGGGAGATCCCCCTCGCCTCGATGTAGGCGCGCGCTCCGCTCCCCGCGGGTGTATCGAGCTGTGCCCGAAAGTACCGTGCCGCCTGTCGATGGATCTCCATCAGCACGCCCCGGTCGGCCTCATGCCGCGCCGCGCCCGTCGTCTTCGGCAGGCGCATTCCCGCGCGCGCCGCGAGGTGCTCGATCGCCTCGACGAACGACAGCTTGTCGTAGAGCATCAAGAACTTGAACGCGTCGCCCCCTTCCTGGCATCCGAAGCAGTGGAAGATCTGCCTTTCGGGGTTGACGTGGAACGAGGGCGTCTTCTCGCTATGAAATGGGCAGAGGCCCTTGAAGCTCTTGCCCGACGCTTTGAGCGGAACGTAGGTGGACACGAGGCTCACGATGTCGGTCGAGCTTCGAAGCCGATCGATGAAGTCCTGCGGAATCGAAGCCATGCTCAGTCTTTGAACTCTACGACCGTTACCCCTCCTCGGTTCTCGCTCTCGTGCCGCCCCACCTGGGGGTGCTCCGAGAGCCACTCGCGGAGGGCATTCTTCAACCGTCCGGTGCCGTGGCCGTGAATCAAACGAACCTGACGATACTCGCTCAGGAGGGCGTCGTCCAGGAATTTGTCGGCCCGCTCGATGGCTTCTTCGACGGTGCAGCCGACGAGGTTCAGCTCGGTCTTGACGACCTTGGGCGCCGGCAACTTCGCGAATCTCGCTACGACCCCTTCGGCCGACGCGGGCGCCTTCCGGGCCAAGGCCTCGAGACTCTCGAGCGGCAGGCGCAGCTTCTTGTCGTGCACCAGGACTTCCGCTTCTTTCCCCTGGATGGCGACGACGTCGCCTTCCACGCCGAATGACGAGACGAGCACCCTCGCGCCCGGCGCGATGGGCAGGTCGGCGCGCCGCTCCGCCGGCTCGTCGGCGACTCGGGTCGCGATCGCTTCGAGCCCTGCCTCGATCTTCCGCTCGACCTCGAGCAAACGCTTTTCGTCCTCGCGACGCGAGGCGCGGATCTCCTTGACGGCCTCGCGCGCCTCCCCCACCAGGCTTCGGAGCTGACCGCGGGTTTGATCGAGCTCCTTTTCGAGAGAGGCACGAAAGTCTCTGAGGCGGTGCCTGCGCTCGCGATGCTCCTGAGCTTTGTCCGCTTCGAGCCGCGCCCGCGCTTCGGCAAGGGCCTGCTGTTCCTTCTCGATTCGAGCGCTCCCCGCCTCGAGCCGCTCGACGAGCTCACCCACCTGGCGGTCGCGCTCGCCCTGCAGACGACGGGCCCGGTTCACGATCGCCGGGTTCAGCCCCAGGCGTTCCGCCATCTCGAAGGCCATGCTCCTTCCCGCGGCCCCCTCGATGATTCGATAGGTGGGACGGTAGCTCTCGGGGTCGAAGTCGAACGACG
It encodes:
- the dnaG gene encoding DNA primase; this encodes MASIPQDFIDRLRSSTDIVSLVSTYVPLKASGKSFKGLCPFHSEKTPSFHVNPERQIFHCFGCQEGGDAFKFLMLYDKLSFVEAIEHLAARAGMRLPKTTGAARHEADRGVLMEIHRQAARYFRAQLDTPAGSGARAYIEARGISRETVERQGFGFAPDEWSGLLSHLTRRGIDAEAIARAGLVVPRKNSQGHYDRFRKRVMIPIRAESGQVVAFGGRILGDGEPKYLNSPESPIYNKSTLLYGFDVAKDAIRKEGSAILMEGYMDCIQAYQAGIFHAVACCGTSLTTGHARLLRRYTERIVVNFDPDPAGQRAARRSIDLLLEQGFEVLVMSLPGGKDPDGFIREDGPEAYRKLLARAPSFVDFLIRDASERYDVETPRGKAAFLDDVLPVIGKIPNRVERVGYIGPLAERAGISDQAVLSELRRHVETKAQRFQLPTPERKEIKLAERELIRFLVSTEQETAVLDELEDADIEGLATASILKAMKEVAASGELTSKRLMDRLESEAAKNQLTAILMEPSPLGPRQSPRDCLNGLRRDRLKRELSRLRRKLAHAADDDNLTAEILSLARRIETLGRVETSA